Proteins encoded by one window of Flavobacterium sp. N502540:
- a CDS encoding MBL fold metallo-hydrolase yields the protein MEIQNGDLVYIKRNLAIEPLVDNWYAWPHLISPATAAMNIKDRHLKIMTSYVQNPMIHAAAVKTPKMLGGPFIDYDGKRVDEIKGLIDNTNEQCANLLKFREDIFALNDTLKKEAKGYALTELYNKVPESLQGLVELVYDINNNPSFRFFESLLYETEFYKESLQSFNLFLVHDDDSRSFVLSTPKLPGDDILRVNLPFKSEKIDQLFEMEDHPKTFREIAEIFEIQPEDIPLFKSFFTKEKSKKYERYAGDGVLTRYFGHACILTETKSTTILADPLVSYGYESDISRYSYDDLPESIDYVLVTHNHQDHILFETLLRLRRKIKNIIVPKSNGGFLQDPNLKLMFERIGFKNIIELGEMETIHFEDCSITGLPFVGEHCDLDVRSKLCHHVAYKDGLKVLFAADSCNVSPKLYERIHKVMGDINIIFLGMECEGAPLTWLYGPLMPENLARDKDESRRLAGCNFEQAKALVDVFKPSEVFVYAMGMEPWLKYISSIKYTDESIPIVESNKLLEYCLANNIEPERLYGEKIVEYKNDLVLS from the coding sequence GAAATACAAAATGGTGACTTAGTATACATTAAAAGAAATTTAGCTATCGAACCTTTAGTAGACAACTGGTATGCATGGCCTCATTTAATATCACCGGCTACGGCGGCAATGAACATTAAAGACAGACATTTGAAAATTATGACTTCCTATGTTCAGAACCCGATGATTCATGCCGCGGCAGTTAAAACCCCTAAAATGTTAGGCGGACCTTTTATCGATTATGATGGAAAAAGAGTAGATGAAATCAAAGGACTTATTGATAATACTAATGAACAGTGTGCGAATCTTTTAAAATTTAGAGAGGATATATTTGCGCTTAACGATACCCTTAAAAAAGAGGCCAAAGGATATGCTCTTACTGAATTATACAACAAAGTACCGGAGAGTTTACAAGGACTTGTAGAGCTGGTTTACGATATCAATAACAATCCGTCTTTCCGTTTTTTCGAATCGTTATTGTATGAAACAGAATTTTACAAGGAATCGCTTCAGAGTTTCAACCTGTTTTTAGTACACGATGATGATTCGAGATCCTTTGTACTGAGTACACCAAAATTACCGGGCGATGACATCTTGCGTGTAAACTTACCTTTTAAAAGCGAAAAAATTGACCAGTTGTTTGAAATGGAAGACCATCCAAAAACGTTCAGGGAAATTGCAGAAATATTTGAAATTCAGCCGGAAGATATTCCTTTGTTTAAATCATTTTTTACCAAAGAAAAATCTAAAAAATACGAACGTTATGCCGGAGACGGCGTTCTTACAAGATATTTCGGACATGCTTGTATCCTTACGGAAACCAAAAGCACAACAATCCTTGCCGATCCTTTAGTAAGTTATGGTTACGAGTCGGATATATCACGTTACTCTTATGACGATTTGCCTGAATCTATCGATTATGTATTGGTAACACACAACCATCAGGATCACATTCTTTTTGAAACTTTATTACGTTTAAGACGCAAAATCAAAAACATCATAGTTCCCAAAAGCAACGGAGGTTTCCTTCAGGATCCAAACCTGAAATTAATGTTTGAAAGAATCGGATTCAAAAACATTATAGAGCTGGGAGAGATGGAAACCATTCATTTTGAGGATTGTTCTATTACAGGATTGCCATTTGTCGGAGAGCATTGCGATCTGGATGTAAGAAGTAAATTGTGCCATCACGTTGCTTACAAAGACGGATTAAAAGTATTGTTTGCTGCAGATTCCTGTAACGTATCGCCAAAATTATACGAGCGCATTCATAAAGTAATGGGAGATATTAACATCATCTTCTTGGGAATGGAATGCGAGGGAGCACCTTTAACCTGGCTGTACGGCCCATTAATGCCGGAAAATTTAGCAAGAGATAAAGATGAATCCCGAAGATTAGCGGGTTGTAATTTCGAACAGGCCAAAGCACTTGTAGATGTTTTTAAACCTAGCGAAGTCTTTGTATATGCAATGGGAATGGAGCCTTGGCTTAAATACATCAGCTCAATCAAATACACCGATGAGTCTATTCCAATTGTAGAGTCAAACAAACTGTTAGAATATTGTTTGGCCAATAATATAGAGCCTGAAAGACTTTATGGAGAGAAAATTGTCGAATACAAAAATGATCTTGTCCTGAGCTAA
- a CDS encoding TonB-dependent receptor domain-containing protein, with amino-acid sequence MIKSIFLYALVLLCMSSVSAQSLTQVSGTLTGDDPNEKLAYASVILKQDASAAAIETVITNDKGEFKIEGIKTGKYTVEFQFLSFESTTVALNVDGSKSNINLGTIKMKSNVTSLNEVVVTAETSQLALKLDKKVFDVGKDLISKGGSATQVLDNVPSVRVDPSGSVSLRGNSNVLILINGRKSGLTSIQGLEQIPAETIKSIELITNPSSRYDAAGSAGIINIVLKKNNKQDLSGSMTLSTGIPADHRVLGSINYKKGKFNLFSNFGVRYSDYVGLNTRDQVTTADGKNLFLSQREDQDRHDDGGLVYLGLDYAINDNNSITGAFYRNQTKDKDTNTFNYYLSGDGVGNSHIQTIADSQEKRSYNQLEFNYTKTFKKPGKKFTIDAQYDFWNSTKDFNIERRTITPNNGDRSLINTKSNRGNDDIVIQSDFVTPLSETANLEAGVKVEHRLITTDFAADEEVNGTLEPIDGFNNGLDYKEQILGAYVQYGNKINKFSYQLGLRTEYTSIEIKDQNTRNILIDSTYTRLFPSVNLSYALSEKTTAQLNYSQRINRPNLFQLNPFPELQDFNSRIFGNIRLVPSITDGIELGLLSKTKKWVLNPSLYYSKTRNNFQYFTSQNEDSVFETVLINLDEESRFGVELSAQYAPAKWLSLNAVINAYSFDQKGSMGTTNLDYSNETWTATLLSQVKFPKNFTFQSKFEYQAPVSDAQTRTKSFYYMNMALGKSLFKNNGTLTLGVSNIFNTRKTRETTIGSDFVVNQMTNFNAARWNLNFNYRFNKAKNRKEHKSNRE; translated from the coding sequence ATGATAAAATCAATATTCCTATATGCATTAGTATTGTTATGTATGTCTTCTGTATCTGCCCAATCTTTGACTCAAGTATCAGGAACACTAACAGGTGATGATCCCAACGAAAAACTGGCCTATGCCTCAGTTATCTTAAAACAGGATGCATCGGCGGCGGCGATAGAAACGGTAATTACCAATGATAAAGGAGAATTTAAAATTGAAGGGATCAAAACAGGAAAGTACACCGTCGAATTTCAATTTTTAAGTTTCGAAAGTACTACAGTAGCACTAAATGTAGACGGTTCTAAATCCAATATTAATCTTGGAACGATTAAGATGAAATCGAATGTAACCTCACTCAATGAAGTTGTTGTTACAGCCGAAACTTCTCAACTGGCATTAAAACTCGATAAAAAAGTATTTGATGTAGGTAAAGATCTGATTTCAAAAGGAGGTTCCGCAACACAAGTACTGGATAATGTACCCTCGGTTAGAGTAGACCCTTCCGGTAGCGTAAGCTTAAGAGGCAATAGTAATGTACTTATTCTGATTAACGGAAGAAAATCGGGACTAACGTCGATTCAGGGATTAGAACAAATTCCGGCCGAAACGATAAAATCGATCGAGTTAATTACCAATCCTTCATCACGTTATGATGCAGCAGGCTCGGCCGGAATCATAAATATTGTTCTGAAAAAGAATAATAAACAAGACCTGAGCGGTAGCATGACTTTGTCAACAGGGATACCAGCTGATCATCGAGTATTAGGAAGTATCAACTATAAAAAAGGAAAATTTAATTTGTTTTCTAATTTTGGAGTTCGCTATTCCGATTACGTAGGACTTAACACCAGAGATCAGGTGACTACAGCAGACGGAAAGAATCTTTTCTTAAGCCAGCGCGAAGATCAGGACAGACATGATGATGGTGGATTGGTCTATTTGGGACTTGATTATGCTATAAATGACAACAATTCGATTACAGGAGCATTTTACCGAAATCAGACCAAAGATAAAGATACCAATACTTTTAACTATTATCTTTCAGGAGACGGAGTTGGTAATTCACACATTCAAACCATCGCTGATTCGCAGGAAAAAAGAAGTTACAATCAGTTGGAATTTAACTATACCAAAACTTTTAAAAAGCCCGGTAAGAAATTCACCATAGATGCTCAATATGATTTTTGGAATAGTACAAAAGACTTTAACATTGAAAGAAGAACGATTACCCCTAATAACGGAGACCGATCTCTCATCAATACAAAATCCAACAGAGGAAATGATGATATTGTAATCCAATCTGATTTTGTAACCCCTTTAAGCGAAACCGCAAATCTTGAAGCAGGAGTAAAAGTAGAACACCGATTAATTACTACAGACTTTGCCGCTGATGAAGAGGTTAACGGAACTTTAGAGCCAATAGATGGTTTTAATAATGGATTAGACTACAAAGAACAAATTCTGGGGGCCTATGTGCAGTATGGAAATAAGATAAACAAATTCAGTTATCAGTTAGGCTTAAGAACAGAGTATACCAGTATCGAAATTAAAGATCAAAACACAAGAAATATTCTTATAGACAGTACCTATACAAGACTATTTCCATCTGTAAATTTAAGCTATGCCCTTTCTGAAAAAACAACAGCTCAGTTAAATTACAGCCAGCGTATCAACAGGCCTAATTTATTTCAGTTAAATCCTTTTCCGGAACTTCAGGACTTTAACTCCCGTATTTTTGGAAACATCAGACTTGTACCTTCTATAACAGATGGTATCGAATTAGGTCTTTTAAGCAAAACAAAAAAATGGGTACTTAATCCATCCTTGTATTACTCCAAAACCAGAAATAACTTTCAATACTTTACCTCTCAAAATGAGGACAGTGTTTTTGAAACCGTTTTAATCAATCTTGATGAAGAATCGCGATTTGGAGTAGAGCTTTCAGCACAGTATGCTCCGGCAAAATGGCTGTCTTTAAATGCCGTAATTAATGCCTATAGTTTTGATCAGAAAGGAAGTATGGGAACAACGAATCTGGATTATTCTAATGAGACCTGGACTGCAACTTTATTAAGCCAGGTTAAGTTTCCTAAAAACTTTACATTTCAAAGTAAATTCGAATATCAGGCACCTGTAAGTGATGCTCAGACAAGAACCAAGTCATTTTACTATATGAATATGGCTTTAGGAAAGTCGCTGTTTAAAAATAATGGAACATTAACACTGGGAGTAAGTAATATTTTTAATACCCGAAAAACAAGAGAAACAACCATTGGAAGTGATTTTGTTGTAAACCAGATGACCAATTTTAATGCAGCGAGATGGAACCTTAATTTCAACTATAGATTTAATAAAGCTAAAAATAGAAAAGAACATAAAAGTAACAGAGAATAA
- a CDS encoding thioesterase II family protein, with protein sequence MYSNQKIQIFLLHFAGGSCYSFDFLKNYIQNSFEYHALELPGRGKRNLERHLHKKTDAVDDYVAQIKRLRNSNQPYIIYGHSMGATLGLSVTKKMEEQLDSPHILIVSGNPGPGASYNDKVRHTLIDSEFKEELRSLGGVPEEILEDEDLYNYFSPIMRADFEILEKNKLSEVGLVINTPIFAVMGDQEETVKDIQNWELYTSAKFDYQVLPGNHFFIHNQVKTLAKIISECAAYSAVCT encoded by the coding sequence ATGTATTCAAATCAAAAAATACAGATATTTTTACTGCATTTTGCAGGAGGAAGTTGCTACTCTTTTGATTTCCTAAAGAACTATATTCAGAATAGTTTTGAATATCATGCCTTAGAACTTCCGGGCAGAGGAAAAAGAAATCTCGAAAGACATCTTCATAAAAAGACAGATGCCGTAGATGATTATGTGGCTCAAATTAAAAGATTGAGAAATAGTAACCAACCCTATATTATCTATGGTCATAGTATGGGGGCAACCTTAGGATTATCGGTGACAAAAAAAATGGAAGAACAGCTGGATTCGCCCCATATATTAATTGTTTCAGGTAATCCGGGACCCGGTGCTTCCTACAATGATAAAGTGAGACATACTCTAATCGATTCTGAATTTAAAGAAGAACTGAGATCCCTTGGGGGAGTTCCGGAGGAAATACTCGAAGATGAAGATCTCTACAATTATTTCAGTCCTATCATGAGAGCCGATTTTGAAATTTTAGAAAAAAACAAACTTTCTGAAGTAGGCCTTGTAATTAACACTCCAATTTTTGCCGTGATGGGAGATCAGGAAGAAACAGTCAAAGACATTCAGAACTGGGAATTATATACCAGTGCAAAATTTGACTATCAGGTACTGCCCGGAAATCATTTCTTTATTCACAATCAGGTAAAAACACTGGCAAAAATTATTAGTGAATGTGCCGCTTATTCAGCAGTGTGTACCTAA
- a CDS encoding cyclic peptide export ABC transporter produces the protein MKNNISEISDFKLIPLKPLIGYSLLAIVSGLSGFAFITIINKIISTSITSTEPVSMQNYLYLFAGTIAVFFVSRRWLAEGIIRLSQKIYWDIRKDVIKLILKAPYRKLQEYKEEVYTTLTTDVNHISNASLMIITFFSSIILILACLGYMAFLSLKLFAVSLAVITVGVCIYAVRAKTSNGQIKEVRELEKVFVGIFNSILNGAKEININSDKGTQIYDQKVIKIATNGEDKYVTALLKYLNSEIISQLLFYSLITFILVYAGSVFHTPTVIKINFIFVLLYLMGPIVSVMSIIPVMNRALVSLKKMEKLKKELTELEKLKEVDNKEEYKDFSNLKIRNYAFSFGENQFSVGPINFDIKRNEIVFVYGGNGEGKTTFINTVLNLYDLDNGEAYIDGELVPLKELEKIKNLFAPVFSDFYLFDEFYGITNVDYDKINKYLKLFELEGKVHIKDGYFSTTHLSTGQRKRIALINTLLEDRPIIVLDEWAADQDPHFRHKFYTEIIATLVRDEDKTIIAITHDDKYYNTADTLLKMEYGKLEKTNISELVEIF, from the coding sequence ATGAAAAACAACATATCAGAAATTAGCGACTTTAAACTCATACCTTTAAAACCCTTGATAGGATACTCTTTACTGGCTATAGTTTCAGGATTGTCGGGATTTGCATTTATCACCATAATTAATAAAATTATAAGCACCTCTATCACTTCGACTGAACCGGTATCCATGCAAAATTATCTGTATCTTTTTGCAGGAACAATTGCTGTCTTTTTTGTTTCGCGCAGATGGCTGGCAGAAGGAATTATTCGATTGTCTCAGAAAATATACTGGGACATTAGAAAAGATGTAATCAAATTGATTCTTAAAGCACCATACAGAAAGCTTCAGGAATACAAGGAAGAAGTATACACGACATTGACGACAGACGTAAATCATATTTCAAACGCCTCCTTAATGATTATTACTTTTTTCTCTTCGATTATTCTTATACTGGCCTGTTTAGGATATATGGCTTTTTTATCCCTAAAACTATTCGCTGTTAGTCTTGCCGTCATAACCGTAGGAGTATGCATATATGCGGTAAGGGCCAAAACCAGTAACGGACAAATAAAAGAAGTGCGGGAATTAGAAAAAGTTTTTGTAGGAATTTTCAACAGCATCCTGAACGGAGCAAAAGAAATTAACATCAACAGCGATAAAGGAACTCAGATTTACGACCAGAAAGTAATAAAAATTGCCACAAACGGAGAAGACAAATATGTTACGGCACTTTTAAAATACCTCAATAGTGAAATTATAAGTCAGTTATTATTTTATAGTCTCATTACATTTATTCTGGTATATGCAGGATCAGTTTTTCATACCCCTACAGTAATTAAAATAAACTTCATTTTTGTTTTACTCTACCTTATGGGCCCTATTGTAAGTGTAATGTCAATTATTCCGGTAATGAACAGAGCGTTAGTATCCCTTAAAAAAATGGAAAAACTAAAAAAAGAACTTACAGAACTTGAAAAATTGAAAGAAGTTGATAACAAAGAAGAATACAAAGATTTTTCAAATTTAAAAATACGAAACTATGCCTTTTCTTTCGGAGAAAATCAATTCTCAGTCGGACCAATTAACTTTGACATTAAAAGAAACGAGATCGTTTTTGTTTACGGAGGTAACGGAGAAGGAAAAACAACTTTTATTAATACCGTTTTAAATCTCTACGATTTAGATAATGGAGAAGCTTATATCGATGGAGAATTAGTTCCGTTAAAAGAGCTGGAAAAAATAAAAAACCTTTTTGCACCGGTTTTTAGTGATTTTTATTTATTTGATGAATTCTACGGAATAACCAATGTCGATTATGATAAAATAAATAAATATTTGAAATTGTTTGAGTTAGAAGGGAAGGTACACATAAAAGACGGTTATTTTTCAACTACCCATTTGTCTACAGGACAGCGCAAACGAATCGCTTTAATCAATACACTTTTAGAAGACCGACCTATAATTGTGCTTGACGAGTGGGCCGCAGATCAGGATCCGCATTTCAGACATAAATTTTATACCGAAATTATTGCCACACTGGTTCGCGATGAAGATAAAACAATTATTGCCATCACCCATGATGACAAATATTACAATACCGCAGATACCTTACTTAAAATGGAGTACGGTAAATTAGAAAAAACAAACATTTCCGAGCTCGTCGAAATCTTTTAA
- a CDS encoding penicillin acylase family protein: MKRNKTIKVVFFVLLSLSWIFITTFNLGPFGSLGKLTTYKTGLLSVPLQSDGIQKIQSDQKLDIYVDNVGIPHIYGATKTAAAYGLGYMHAKDRYFQMEMISRIVQGRLSEFLWAGALKSDKFWKPYEFERKSEEILASYKKENPEFYAYLQAYSNGVNAYLNNNENTDPLYKALGTAPRKWKTEYSLLFTWYMSYTLTYFDHHIEQQEILEKLPGQEITYFYPLQPKGINTILPSGLLPSNVNLPNLGEHNLGTASVENTPEESSLFDFGAKLMTNHKFYQGVGSNNWVINNTRTKNKNNILANDPHLYLTLPEAFYEAHIVTGSFKTYGFTIPGVPVIVSGHNDKISWGITNGEWDLVDRYKLQVKNDSLYLYEGKWIPFQIKNYTIKVKGKSDHIEKYRSTVQGKVIKEENGQYYAQHWYAAEKSNSVKAMYEVMKSKNWDGFSTALKDYSYPPQNFAYSDVDNNIGIVCAGELPARSSDYIGQVLDGSKKYTPVKALDAFWSAYNPDKGFLFSANQQPIQNNVYFGAHGSKDDYRAKRIYSVLEEKKDWSVREIQKMQSDVVDISLADFKTLIKNYPQKEKYNNIVKELKNWDGNMNGDGNQGLVFEMLRKVSIKEAKQFAKTRLQVKQEPSLQNFLKYLNDKKYTLPGGDDKQKIVDAIFKRTLDTLTQSYGDQWKKVTYKKISKFDINNMLFIPGLGEKIDNIGGNVNTININTEKFHPVFRAVYEVKDGNIQAHTILAGGQSGLINSTHYKDQIESWRKGEYKKSQFVANPAKLEKIITTIKFN, encoded by the coding sequence ATGAAAAGAAACAAAACAATTAAAGTAGTATTTTTTGTGTTACTATCCCTGAGCTGGATATTTATCACAACCTTTAATTTGGGGCCATTTGGCTCCCTGGGAAAATTAACAACCTATAAAACAGGTTTGTTGTCTGTGCCTTTACAAAGTGACGGAATACAGAAGATACAAAGTGATCAAAAATTAGACATCTATGTAGACAATGTTGGAATTCCACATATTTATGGAGCTACAAAAACAGCAGCGGCTTACGGACTGGGGTACATGCATGCCAAAGACAGGTATTTTCAGATGGAGATGATCTCAAGAATTGTACAGGGAAGACTGTCAGAATTTTTATGGGCGGGAGCCCTAAAATCAGATAAATTCTGGAAGCCTTATGAGTTCGAGAGAAAATCAGAAGAAATACTGGCAAGCTATAAAAAAGAAAATCCGGAATTTTATGCTTACCTGCAGGCCTATTCCAACGGAGTAAACGCTTATCTTAACAACAACGAAAATACAGATCCTTTGTACAAAGCATTAGGAACAGCGCCAAGAAAATGGAAAACAGAATATTCGTTGTTATTCACCTGGTATATGAGTTATACCCTGACTTACTTTGATCACCACATCGAGCAGCAGGAAATTCTTGAAAAACTACCGGGACAGGAAATTACTTATTTTTATCCGCTACAGCCAAAAGGAATAAACACCATCTTACCTTCCGGTTTACTACCTTCAAATGTTAACCTGCCTAACCTAGGAGAGCATAATTTGGGAACAGCTTCTGTAGAAAACACTCCGGAAGAATCGTCATTATTTGATTTCGGAGCTAAATTAATGACAAACCATAAATTCTATCAGGGTGTAGGAAGTAACAACTGGGTCATAAACAATACCAGAACAAAGAACAAAAATAACATTTTGGCAAACGACCCGCACTTGTATTTAACCCTTCCTGAGGCTTTTTATGAAGCCCATATTGTAACAGGTAGTTTTAAAACATACGGTTTCACGATACCGGGTGTTCCGGTGATAGTAAGCGGTCATAATGATAAAATTTCGTGGGGAATTACTAATGGAGAATGGGATTTGGTGGACCGATACAAACTGCAGGTTAAGAATGACAGTCTTTATCTTTATGAAGGAAAATGGATTCCTTTTCAGATTAAAAACTATACCATTAAAGTTAAAGGAAAATCGGACCACATAGAAAAGTACAGAAGTACGGTACAAGGTAAAGTTATCAAAGAAGAAAATGGCCAGTATTATGCACAACACTGGTATGCTGCCGAAAAAAGCAACTCTGTAAAAGCAATGTATGAAGTCATGAAAAGTAAAAATTGGGACGGCTTCTCAACAGCTTTAAAAGACTACAGTTATCCTCCGCAAAACTTTGCTTACAGCGATGTTGACAATAATATTGGAATTGTATGCGCGGGCGAATTACCAGCAAGAAGCAGCGATTATATAGGTCAGGTATTAGACGGTAGTAAAAAATACACTCCGGTAAAAGCTTTAGATGCTTTTTGGTCGGCTTATAATCCGGATAAAGGATTTTTGTTTTCTGCAAACCAACAGCCTATCCAAAACAATGTTTACTTCGGAGCACACGGTTCTAAAGACGATTACAGAGCCAAACGTATTTACTCGGTGTTAGAAGAAAAGAAAGACTGGTCGGTTCGTGAAATTCAGAAAATGCAAAGTGATGTTGTTGATATTTCCCTTGCAGATTTTAAAACATTAATAAAGAACTATCCACAAAAGGAAAAATACAATAACATTGTAAAAGAACTGAAAAACTGGGACGGAAATATGAACGGTGACGGAAATCAGGGACTTGTTTTTGAAATGCTGCGAAAAGTTTCTATAAAAGAAGCGAAGCAATTTGCAAAGACCAGATTACAGGTAAAACAAGAGCCGTCATTACAGAACTTCTTAAAGTATTTAAATGATAAAAAATACACTCTTCCGGGAGGTGATGACAAGCAAAAAATTGTAGATGCTATTTTCAAGAGAACACTCGACACCCTAACACAAAGTTATGGCGATCAATGGAAAAAAGTGACCTACAAAAAGATATCTAAGTTTGATATCAACAACATGCTCTTCATTCCTGGACTGGGAGAAAAAATTGACAACATAGGAGGTAATGTCAATACCATTAATATCAATACAGAAAAGTTTCATCCGGTCTTCCGTGCAGTATATGAAGTGAAAGACGGAAACATACAGGCACATACAATTTTGGCCGGAGGTCAGAGCGGTTTGATAAATTCTACACACTACAAAGATCAAATCGAATCCTGGAGAAAAGGCGAATACAAAAAAAGCCAATTTGTTGCGAATCCTGCTAAACTGGAAAAAATTATAACCACTATAAAATTTAACTAA
- a CDS encoding 4'-phosphopantetheinyl transferase family protein: MMQNSTHYLAFNDFESIPKIDLKEDEYYLFQYSSDSNLDQGILKYYLEFLPQKFRQEVLKYRRWDDRYNCLFGKLMICMGSHLLGNNTFEFDKIVKDIYGKPYMLDSSFNFNISHSGNTVVCVFSKQEIGVDIEEINEINYSLFENVFSSQEFAEINRDGLDKFYEFWTRKESVIKAIGKGMSIPLTEIEINKDCVNYGEDTWYTKSFKIDNKFCSITTKYDQIKSRQTHILF, from the coding sequence ATGATGCAAAATTCGACACATTACTTAGCCTTTAATGATTTTGAATCCATTCCTAAAATAGATTTAAAAGAAGATGAATATTACTTATTTCAGTATTCAAGTGATAGTAATCTTGATCAGGGTATTTTAAAATACTATCTGGAATTTTTACCTCAAAAGTTTAGACAGGAAGTACTTAAATACAGAAGATGGGATGACAGATACAACTGTTTGTTTGGAAAACTAATGATTTGTATGGGATCTCACCTACTGGGAAACAACACATTTGAATTCGATAAAATTGTGAAAGACATTTATGGGAAACCTTATATGTTAGACAGCAGTTTTAATTTTAATATTTCACATAGCGGCAATACAGTTGTATGTGTTTTTAGCAAACAGGAAATAGGAGTTGATATTGAAGAAATCAATGAAATAAATTATTCCTTATTCGAAAATGTATTTTCCTCTCAGGAATTTGCAGAAATCAATCGTGATGGATTGGATAAGTTTTATGAATTCTGGACCAGAAAAGAATCAGTAATCAAGGCAATAGGAAAAGGAATGTCTATTCCGCTTACGGAGATTGAAATCAATAAAGATTGTGTAAACTACGGTGAAGATACATGGTACACAAAGAGCTTTAAAATTGATAACAAGTTTTGTTCGATTACCACAAAGTACGATCAAATAAAATCCAGACAAACCCACATCCTTTTTTAG
- the ccrA gene encoding crotonyl-CoA carboxylase/reductase: protein MEKLLLELEREVLLKELYEMDECPPLGHTPALMHAYVIRPENHGTPYQAFQQEVVKTPKLGFNEVLVKVMAAGVNYNGLWAGLGEPASPTAFHGKDFHIAGSDASGIVWEIGEGLKNNPEFKFKVGDEVIVHCGQTCGICQECNGGNPMLCESQKIWGYETPYGSFAQYTKVRAQQLLQKPQHLTWAEAGGYMLTYATVWRMLYGFAPNDLKPGTNVLVWGGSGGLGASAIQLIKLAGANAVAVTSSDERGEKCLELGAVGYINRKKFNCWGALPDIGNKEEYKEYLKEVRKFGSAIWDILGKKVNPDIVIDHIGSQTLPVSTYVVKSGGMVVFCGATSGFNMSFDASFVWMRQKRIQGSHFASLSELYHANQLILQKKFHPVISDVFTWDELPLAHQKMLDNSVEYGNIVINLAS from the coding sequence ATGGAAAAATTATTACTTGAACTTGAAAGAGAAGTACTCCTGAAAGAATTATATGAAATGGATGAATGTCCACCATTAGGACATACTCCTGCTTTAATGCATGCCTATGTCATCCGACCGGAAAATCATGGAACCCCTTATCAGGCGTTTCAGCAAGAAGTGGTTAAAACCCCTAAATTGGGATTTAATGAAGTTCTCGTTAAAGTGATGGCTGCCGGAGTAAATTACAATGGCCTTTGGGCCGGATTAGGGGAACCAGCTTCGCCAACGGCATTTCACGGCAAGGATTTCCATATTGCAGGAAGTGATGCATCCGGAATAGTATGGGAAATCGGAGAAGGACTAAAGAATAATCCGGAATTTAAATTTAAAGTTGGAGATGAAGTCATCGTACACTGCGGACAAACCTGTGGCATATGTCAGGAATGTAACGGAGGTAATCCGATGTTATGCGAATCTCAGAAGATATGGGGCTACGAAACCCCTTATGGTTCCTTTGCACAGTATACCAAAGTTCGTGCACAACAATTACTTCAAAAACCCCAACACTTAACCTGGGCAGAAGCAGGAGGATATATGCTGACTTACGCCACCGTTTGGAGAATGCTTTACGGATTTGCTCCAAACGATTTGAAACCCGGAACCAATGTACTGGTATGGGGTGGAAGTGGAGGTTTGGGAGCTTCCGCTATTCAGTTAATTAAATTGGCAGGAGCAAATGCGGTTGCCGTTACTTCAAGCGATGAACGCGGAGAAAAATGCCTCGAGCTTGGAGCTGTCGGTTATATTAATCGGAAAAAGTTCAATTGCTGGGGAGCTTTACCTGACATTGGTAATAAAGAAGAATACAAAGAATACTTAAAAGAAGTCAGGAAATTTGGAAGCGCCATTTGGGACATATTAGGAAAAAAAGTCAATCCAGATATTGTTATCGACCACATTGGCTCACAAACCCTTCCCGTAAGTACCTATGTTGTAAAATCAGGAGGTATGGTTGTTTTCTGCGGAGCTACATCAGGATTTAATATGTCTTTTGATGCCTCATTCGTCTGGATGCGACAAAAAAGAATACAAGGCTCTCATTTTGCATCCCTGTCTGAATTGTATCATGCGAATCAACTGATCTTGCAGAAAAAATTTCATCCTGTTATATCCGATGTGTTTACCTGGGACGAACTGCCTTTAGCACATCAAAAAATGCTTGATAATAGTGTTGAATATGGAAACATTGTCATTAATCTTGCTTCGTAA